The Cylindrospermopsis curvispora GIHE-G1 genome contains a region encoding:
- a CDS encoding type III-B CRISPR module-associated Cmr3 family protein, with protein MEWYVIEPIDILLFRETKPFSPGEGAWAKSIFPPVPITVFQALRSLVDKAQKLEFFGAFLLHHELGGTPEIFLPTPKDLLSVSTKQIYEEETVSKNKTAKKWERLTYLEPLNRQDPKWQHLGFDPEHFPDGGISPMVTPVLSATANNPKSQNSPTEEYISGYPNPWIKAQALIKYLKGANLTYKCNGKDFHSDPWQKQVLSHIQMAANQRQVKSENGYFTEVAVRLHKHWKLIAAVNTKLPSSIVRLGGEGHQALVYPLKDLFNNADKNNKKDNNKKHNFDDFQESVLQELESLRKPTNTSNKAYLLTPGLAQTQPEKMIYGVYPYYWQEILAGCVSDRPLLWGGKSRYVKTPMSPQRAYVAPGAVYRFKDNYEKLSETDKKSLQQLLPLPQAEVKEKWLQTLCSLNYGTLLWNR; from the coding sequence ATGGAATGGTATGTAATTGAACCCATCGATATCCTCTTATTTCGAGAAACCAAACCCTTTTCACCCGGAGAAGGTGCTTGGGCTAAAAGTATCTTTCCTCCCGTACCAATCACGGTTTTTCAAGCCTTGCGTTCCCTGGTAGATAAAGCCCAAAAACTAGAATTTTTTGGTGCATTTTTACTGCATCATGAGCTAGGGGGAACACCAGAAATTTTCCTACCCACACCTAAAGACTTACTCAGTGTCAGCACTAAACAAATATATGAAGAAGAAACTGTCAGCAAAAATAAAACGGCAAAAAAATGGGAGCGTCTCACCTATTTAGAACCCTTAAACCGCCAAGACCCAAAATGGCAACATCTGGGATTTGACCCTGAACATTTTCCAGATGGTGGTATTTCGCCAATGGTGACACCTGTACTTTCAGCCACAGCAAATAATCCCAAATCACAAAATTCGCCAACAGAAGAATATATTAGTGGATATCCAAACCCTTGGATAAAAGCCCAAGCTCTGATTAAATATCTCAAAGGTGCGAATTTAACTTATAAATGCAACGGAAAAGACTTTCACTCAGACCCTTGGCAGAAACAAGTATTATCCCACATTCAAATGGCAGCAAATCAACGCCAAGTTAAATCAGAAAATGGTTACTTTACAGAAGTAGCTGTTAGATTACACAAACATTGGAAATTGATTGCGGCTGTCAATACAAAATTACCATCATCAATAGTGCGGTTAGGAGGAGAAGGACACCAGGCTTTAGTTTATCCTCTAAAGGATTTATTTAATAATGCCGATAAGAACAATAAGAAGGACAACAATAAAAAGCACAACTTTGATGATTTCCAAGAGTCTGTTTTACAAGAACTAGAATCTTTGAGAAAGCCTACAAATACAAGCAACAAAGCCTATTTACTCACCCCTGGACTGGCACAAACCCAACCCGAAAAAATGATTTATGGTGTATATCCGTATTACTGGCAAGAAATTTTAGCAGGTTGTGTGAGTGATAGACCATTATTGTGGGGTGGTAAATCACGTTATGTGAAAACACCAATGTCACCTCAACGGGCTTATGTCGCACCGGGCGCAGTGTACAGATTTAAAGATAATTATGAAAAGTTGAGTGAAACTGACAAAAAATCTTTGCAGCAACTATTACCCCTACCCCAAGCGGAAGTAAAAGAAAAATGGTTGCAGACTTTATGTAGCTTAAATTACGGTACTTTACTTTGGAATCGGTGA